In Archangium violaceum, the following are encoded in one genomic region:
- the hscA gene encoding Fe-S protein assembly chaperone HscA, whose protein sequence is MSKNGYLQIHDPLKPKGHAVGIDLGTTNSLVASVIQGKPRCLAADEGDSNLLPSVVHYGKDGGVVVGSRAKQLAAEHPTDTIISVKRFMGRSPEDAETRKLGAYKFASGGKVVRFEVAGGQPVTPIEVSGEILRALKRRAESHFAGKVEQAVITVPAYFDDAQRQATKDAGRLAGLEVLRLLNEPTAAALAYGLDKGSQGTYAVYDLGGGTFDVSILKLVDGVFEVKSTGGDSALGGDDFDRAIAQRVLEALGQSSPAPSLVAEVLAASRKAKEALTDAPEVELTVGAHRQTLRRPDFEEWIRPLIQKTGVVCRRALKDAGVTASELDGVILVGGATRVPAVRRFVAEQFGREPLSDIDPDQVVALGAAVQADLLTNVDRQDEVLLLDVIPLSLGLETMGGLVEKLIPRNSTIPIAAAQVFTTFKDGQTGLDVHVLQGERELVEDCRSLSRFTLSGIPPLPAGMARVEVRFQVDADGILAVTAKEQSTGTTQSITVKPSHGLTDEEIEQMLLDSIDHAEDDVQVRQLREQRVEAERVLSEAERQLGEHSELLAGGERATIEAAMAKVREVAKGNDHHALKESIHALDEVCKPFVERVMNQALTKVVAGHSVEEF, encoded by the coding sequence GTGAGCAAGAACGGCTACCTGCAGATTCATGACCCGCTGAAGCCCAAGGGGCACGCGGTGGGGATCGACCTGGGGACGACGAACTCGCTGGTGGCGAGCGTCATCCAGGGCAAGCCCCGCTGCCTGGCGGCGGACGAGGGGGACTCGAACCTCCTGCCCTCGGTGGTGCACTACGGGAAGGATGGAGGCGTGGTGGTGGGCTCGCGGGCGAAGCAGCTCGCGGCCGAGCACCCCACGGACACCATCATCTCCGTGAAGCGCTTCATGGGCCGCAGCCCGGAGGACGCGGAGACGCGCAAGCTGGGGGCCTACAAGTTCGCCAGCGGCGGCAAGGTGGTGCGCTTCGAGGTGGCCGGTGGCCAGCCGGTGACGCCCATCGAGGTGTCCGGCGAAATCCTCCGCGCCCTCAAGCGCCGCGCCGAGTCGCACTTCGCCGGCAAGGTGGAGCAGGCCGTCATCACCGTGCCCGCCTACTTCGACGACGCCCAGCGCCAGGCCACCAAGGACGCGGGCCGGCTCGCGGGCCTCGAGGTGCTGCGCCTGCTCAACGAGCCCACCGCCGCGGCGCTCGCCTACGGCCTCGACAAGGGCAGCCAGGGCACCTATGCCGTCTATGACCTCGGCGGCGGCACCTTCGACGTCTCCATCCTCAAGCTGGTGGACGGCGTCTTCGAGGTGAAGTCCACCGGCGGCGACTCGGCCCTGGGCGGCGACGACTTCGACCGGGCCATCGCCCAGCGCGTGCTGGAGGCCCTGGGTCAGTCCTCCCCTGCCCCCTCGCTCGTGGCCGAGGTGCTCGCCGCCTCGCGCAAGGCCAAGGAGGCCCTCACCGACGCGCCCGAGGTAGAGCTCACGGTGGGCGCGCACCGGCAGACGCTGCGGCGCCCGGACTTCGAGGAGTGGATCCGCCCGCTCATCCAGAAGACGGGTGTGGTGTGCCGCCGGGCCCTCAAGGACGCGGGGGTGACGGCCTCGGAGCTGGACGGCGTCATCCTCGTGGGCGGCGCCACCCGGGTGCCCGCGGTGCGCCGCTTCGTGGCCGAGCAGTTCGGCCGCGAGCCCCTCAGCGACATCGACCCCGACCAGGTGGTCGCCCTGGGCGCGGCCGTGCAGGCGGACCTGCTCACCAACGTGGACCGGCAGGACGAGGTGCTCCTGCTGGACGTCATCCCCCTGTCGCTCGGCCTGGAGACGATGGGCGGCCTGGTGGAGAAGCTGATTCCGCGCAACTCCACCATCCCCATCGCCGCCGCCCAGGTCTTCACCACCTTCAAGGACGGGCAGACGGGCCTGGACGTCCACGTGCTCCAGGGCGAGCGCGAGCTGGTGGAGGATTGCCGGAGCCTCTCGCGTTTCACCCTGAGTGGGATTCCGCCCCTACCCGCGGGCATGGCGCGCGTGGAGGTGCGCTTCCAGGTGGACGCGGACGGCATCCTCGCCGTCACGGCCAAGGAGCAGAGCACCGGCACCACCCAGTCCATCACCGTGAAGCCCAGCCACGGCCTCACGGACGAGGAGATCGAGCAGATGCTGCTCGACTCCATCGACCACGCCGAGGACGACGTGCAGGTGCGCCAGCTGCGCGAGCAGCGGGTGGAGGCCGAGCGCGTCCTCTCCGAGGCCGAGCGTCAGCTGGGGGAGCACTCCGAGCTGCTGGCCGGCGGGGAGCGAGCCACCATCGAGGCGGCCATGGCGAAGGTGCGCGAGGTGGCGAAGGGGAACGACCACCACGCCCTCAAGGAGTCCATCCATGCCCTGGACGAGGTGTGCAAGCCCTTCGTCGAGCGGGTGATGAACCAGGCCCTGACGAAGGTCGTCGCGGGCCATTCGGTCGAGGAGTTCTGA